Within Ovis aries strain OAR_USU_Benz2616 breed Rambouillet chromosome 11, ARS-UI_Ramb_v3.0, whole genome shotgun sequence, the genomic segment aggaggaccGGGGTCTGGGCCACCAGCTGGCCTCTGTGAGACCATGAGGGCAGATGGACTCAGATGGTGCCCTTGCCATGTGCTGCCAGATCTCATGGTCTGCACTGTGGCGAGGTCCAGGCCAAGCCCCTCCCTGGGCAGAGATGAGGGAGCTTTGGCCAAACTCTGAAGACAAAGAGGATCTTGACCATCTAGGGTCATAGAAGCAGGATTCCTGGGGACCTTTGGGGTCAGTCAGGTCAAATTTATCATTGGAGAGAGGGGTCAAGGCCAGAGACAGGAGCTTGACTTGGTTAAGGTCACCCAGCTCACTCATGACCAAGCAACTAGTCAGGGTCCAAGCCAGGAACTCGCCAGGCGCTCCAGGGAACCCCAGGGACCAAGTGTCGTTTCCCCGAGTGCCTCCCCTGAGCTGGCAGAGAGCCGGGCAAAGGCGTTTTCTTCCCCTGAGGGCTGAAAGTGAATGTCTCCCTACCTGATCTGTGGGCTCCCCCTCACCTTTGACTTCAAGCCTCTGGGGATCTGAGACTCTGTGGACGAGGCCACCGCCGCGAGAGCGCAGGTCCATCTGGGCCTCGCACAAGAAGTTATGGTGGCCGTCTTCCCTGTGAGCTGTGGTGTTATGGCTGACCACGGCATCTTGGGGGGAAGGTGCTGTCCCCACAAAGGTCTGAATGTACAAGATCTCAGTACCACGAAGCAGGGTGACAGTGAGGCCTTCGAGGGGCGCCACGGCGGGGACCCTGCACTCGATGGTGAACAGTGTCCCTGCGGCCACTGAGGTGGGCCACAGCGTCAGGAGCACTTGCTTTGGAGGGTCTGCAGGAAAGCGGAAGGGAGGTCTGCTCAGGATGGGGATGCTGCTCAGGCAGGCCCCACCCGGCCCAGACCCTCCCCTGTGACCACGGTGTCCTCAGGAagtgggctggggtgggcaggaggaagcagttCAGGGTGAAGGATGTCTGGGTGGCAGTTTCAGGGACCTGATGACTTCTGGAATGGACAAGAGAGGAGGTGCCCTGGTGTCTACAAAGAAAAGgttcagaatcagttcagtcaaCTAGAAAGATAAAAGTTTTGGCTGTGTCTGTTTCCTCTCCATAAATTCAAtggaaatttcaaaaattaaacagTTGGATAGTTTTGTTGAGAGAGACTTAGAAGGGAGTATTCTCTAGAATGGGGCCATAAATTGTGAGGGTCTTCAAGGGCGGGGGCCAGAGTCAGACCTGCCTTGGTTTTCAGGATCAGGTTTAAAACTATCTGTATCCCTTAGCGTTTAAACTCCATGGTACCCTGAGTCccctttaataaaaaagaaaaaaaaaagatatttatttctttggttgtgccaggtcttagctgtgctatgtgggatctagttccctgaccaggggtcaaacccaggtcccctgcattgggagtgctgagtcttagccactggaccacagggacaTCCGTCTGCGTTCATTTTTGAACTAGAATACCTAGCCCTCATTACCCCCAGGATAATATGTAGATTTTGGACATCTTTATACTCATTTGACCCACTAATGACAGTTCTGAGTGATACCCTGGGTGCCAAGCTTCTGGGAGAACCCTGGTCTCTCCATGGTTTCTTGTGGCTGgtgggcaggtgtgtgtgtgtgtgatggtcaCACATTTGCAAAGGGCCCTCAGGGGGAGAAAAGACCATGACCTTCTTTCCACAATGTGAATGGGTTACTGGAGAGTGTGCCAGCCGTCCTGATCAGGTCCCTGTTTCTTGTCACGAGATGTGGGGTATTCTGCTGATTGGGGTGCTCCCCAGCTAGGAAGGGACTCTGAGAAACGATGTTTAGATTTGTTTAAGCCTTGCTTGGATTGTTCGCTTCTGAGCAAACTCAAAATCCCAGTTGCTGGCAGGGTTCGAGGAGGCCAGGGGAGGGAGTGAGCAGATTCTGAGCCCGTGGCCTGGATCCAGGAGCCCAGGGAGGTGGGGACCATAGGACAGTGCCCAGGAGCAGTGACAGAGCCGCTCTGTGTGGGTTTGCAGACCCAGGCTCTGGCCTCGGGGAGCAGGGCCCGTGGGCGACACTCACAGAACACGGTGATGTTGAAAACTTTCGTCTCCTGCCTGCCGCCGCAGGTGAAACTGCACAGGAGCTCTACGTCCTTGGAGATGTTGTCGACCTGGAACAGCTTCCACTGAGCCTGGCTCTCCAGGAGAATATTGTTTAGCTCTGTCTCCAGAACAAGCTTCTCGGGGTCCGTGCAACTGGCAGTACAATTAAATAACTGAGACTCTCCGGACTCCACCATCAGAAGCTCTGGCTCCACGAACGCCTTCACACCAGACCCTGGAAGGACAGAAAACACTGCTCAGCAGATACCCCCGCTGCCCTGCCGGCGGCGCTGCCCACGATGCGCAGTCTCATCAACGGGTCCCTTCTGCTCCTCCCTCCGTTCAGACATTTCTGCCTCTGGTCTAGACCGAGGGGGATGCGCCCTAGCTGTCTCCCTGTCCCGACTGCTCTTCCAGCTTGTCCCCTCCAGGTGAGTCTTCCTCATGCAcatctcctctccccatggagATTCTATTCGAACTCGCCCCCAGCCCAAATGACCCCTCCTCTGCGAAAGCCTCCCTGAACTGGCGGTGGATCGTGTCCTCTCGGGCCCCGTGTCCGTGAGTTCGGCTCCTCCccactccttccctctcttcagcAAATCCCTGTAGAACACCGGCGGCGAGGCAGGCACGGTTCTAGGCTCTGGGGAGCCCTCAGAGACGGAAGAAGTTCAAAGCTCGCCCTTGTGGAGCTCGCACTGCCGTGAAGGATAGAGTAACCAACAAGCGAACTAGCCAGCCTGCCAATTGGTGGGAAGTGCCCAAGCAAGGAAAtaaggagtggggtggggaggccacATTAAATACTGTGCTCAGGACAGGTTTCATGGAAGCACTGACAtctgaggaaaggaggaaggaaatgagGGGAGCTTGGCTGCCAGCTGTCTGCAGAGGGCAAAAAACCCCCAGCGCCAAGACCCTGGGCAGGGAGGACACCAGGATGGCTGGAGCCCAGCGAGGAAGAAGGCCCAGAAACTGAACTGATCTCGGCCAGCTGGGCCTGTGCTGTGCCCTGTGTTCCCGCCACACCCACCCGTCCCCACCTAGCCCTCAGCTGGGGAAAGAGAAAGGTTCTCTAGGGAAAGAGAGCTGCCTTTCAATCCCGAGTTTGccagctctgtggccttgggcaaaatgctttccttttctgagcctcagtttctccatctttcaaATGGGCTAGTAATCCCTTTCCTGCATGGTTATCATGAAGGAACCTGACAGGTTTTCCAAAACAGAGTGCTCACACCTAGAAGCATTCTCCTTCACCGTCCCCTGGACCACCCAGAAGGGGCTTCGTTTGCACTTTGATGGTCAGCAGAAGACGATGCCGTCCATTGCCCTCTGCTGTCCACTGGGCCACCTCTGAAGACCAGCTGGGATGTGCCCTCACTTTCCCTTGAGCCCCAGCCTCCCTTGGTCTCCCATCAGTCTCCACGACCTGCCACATCCACACACCCTGAAGCTATGGGGCCTATTCAACCCAAAGTGTGAAGGCCAGGTCCCCCATCTGCTGCCCCGGGGTCATGGGGTCCTGGGGAAACCAGGCTTGCATAGCATCCCACACCTGTGGCGGGCAGCCACTGTGCTCAAAGCCTCTGAGACTTCGGGACAAGGACCCCCTTCTCCACACAACACCAGGGGAACAGGGGCCCTAACCTCTGGCTGGCACACACCCAGTCTGGACCCCCAGGCTCACCTCGGCAGCAGAGCAGGGCAAGAAAGGCTGCGAGCGTTCCACAGCCACCAAAAGGGGACATCTCAGGTAGCGTTTGCAGGCTCACAGGAAACAGCTGAGGACTGCCTAAAGAGAGGTGAAGGGCTCTAGTCAGGCAGTGGGCGGGGGAGGACTTGCAGCTGCAATGTGGAACCCCCAGCCTTCTGTAAGCTGATGACCGTATTTCCTCTCATTATCTGCGTGGTCTTGGGCAGGCCACGTGGAAGGCCAGCTCCCAGGGCCACAGGTCTGCAAGAAGTGGGGCAGAGGAAGCCAGGAGTCAGCTGATAAGAGGGACTTACCTAGTCCTCCTGGCACGGTCCTGTGTGGGGTGGGGCGGACACCCGGGGCtcgtgtgtgtgatgtgtgcacAAGGGTGCCAAATCTGGGGAGCCTGACTCCCACAGGACACTTTATTGGTGTCAACAAAGGAGGGACCTTCCAAGTTGGAAAGAGGGTTTGGGAGGCGATAGCTGGacatcctcctccttcctctggccCCCTCCCCTTTTAGATTTCTGGTGATGCACAGGGTCCCCAGGCactttcttgtctcttttcttaGCTAAATGTGATTTCACGTTACTAAttcaaggaggaaggaaagggaaatgaGCATTTCATGGATGCCTATTCTCTTATGGACTAAGTTAGGTTTTAATACATTGTCTCATCATCACACCAAATCTACCAATGTTGATTGTGGATCTGGGGAAGTTCAGAGCTCAGGTGAATTATAACTTGCCTAAATCACAACGATATCAGGTGATGGAACTGCGGTGAGAATTTAGGAATGAGGAGCGTTTGGTTGGAGAATTGGTAGTTGCCAGGGATTAAAGGGAGGGAGACACGGACTGAAAGAGCAGAGAGGACTTTAGGACGGAGAAGCTGCTCTGTTTGCTACAACAATGGCGCATACGTGTCAGTACACACTtgcccaaacccacagaatgtagaCACCACGACTGAGCCGTAATGTCGACGGCGGTCTTTGGGTGATAACGACGTGTCAGTGCAGGTTCATCAGTCATAAGGAATGGAccctctggtgggggatgttggtAACAGGAgaggctgtgcatgtgtggggaCAGGAGGTATGTGGCAAGTCTCCTTTTCCCCTAAGTTTTTCTCTAAGCCTAAAACTGCTCTTCTCAAAAGAAGtctactaaaaaaaaatggagatagtggaggacagaggagctggtgtgttatagtccatggggctggaagAGTCGGCACGACTTAGAGGCTGatcagcaacaacagaaaaatagCTCAAACACAGCACCTTGGAAGGCAGCCTCCTGGGTCAGGTGCTTGTCAGCTACGGATTGTTGTTGACAGTGCAGGCTTGTATGACTTCCCTGTGGGTCCAATCGTTCAGACTCTGCTTCCaagtgtttgatccctgctctggggaaCTAACATTCCATATGCGCATgtcatggccaaaaataaagaaactgcaGGTTTTTAAACTCAGTTTTTAGCAGCTTTAGAGGAAGACATGGTCTGAGTCCTTTCTAAATTCTCATGtcagattacattttaaaaaaatgcgtatatttacttggctgcgccaagtcttagttctggcatgtgggatctagttccctgaccagggatggaacccagaccccATGCATTGCAAGCTGGAAGTCGTAGCCACTGGACATCCGGGGAAGTTTTTCGGATTACCctttagaatatttaaaacacaaaacccAGTTCTACATCGTTTATGAGACACATCTAATGAATAAGAGTGGTGAATGGTTGACAGttgaagaatgaaaaaagatataCCAGGCAAAAGCTAACCAAAAGAAAAGTGGGGAAAGTTCTATTCATATCGAAGAAAAaggaatttaagagaaaaaatatttattagggCTACAATGAGTACCTAGATTAAATGGTCAGTTCATACAGAGATTATAATTGTTGTAAACTTGTAAGCACTTAGCTTGAAGGAACAACAAAGAGATAAAATCATCATCACAGCAAGAAATTTTAATACAACATCTCTCTATTATGAATAATGAAGcaaatgtgaaaagatgctcaccatcattcATCATGAGCGAAaggcacatcaaaaccacaatgagacatcaccctACCactgtcagaatggttatcatcaaagacaacaaataaaaacactggcaagggtgtggagaaaagggaaccctcgtgTCCTcttggtgggattgtaaattggtgcaaATGCTGTGGAGAAACGTGTAGAGgtgcctcaaaaattaaaaatagaactgccgtatgatccaggaatttcacttctgggtattctcctgaaaaaaacaaaaccactaatTCGATGACATATATGTACACCAGGGTCCACTGTGGCATCATTTCCAATAGCCAGCATGAGAAAGCCACCTGAATGTTCATCCATAGATGCttgaataaagatgtgtttggTATAgctacacaacagaatattattcagccataaagaatgaaatcttgccgtTTTCCACAACACGGACAGACCTAgagggcattatgccaagtgCAATAactcagacagggaaagacaaataccagaTGATCTCACATATGTGCAGAATCTGAAAAGCaagacaaacaaaaccaaaaccaggcTCCTACTTATAGAGACCAAATGGGTGGTTGCTGGAGGCAAAGGGGCTGAGCAGGGTCCAAAATAGATGAATGGGATTAAGAGGTGCAAAGCACCAATTACAGAGCAAGCCACAGGGATGCAATACAGCATCAGGAATATGGTCAGTAATATTGGAATAACTTTGTATGGAGACAGGTGGAtgctagacttattgtggtgatatTCGCATAATGTATGCAAATACCAAACCGCTGTGTAGCACAGCTGAAGGTGACATAATACTGTATATCATAAGCCAGTCTAAAAGTTTAAAGTAATGTATGTTGCCATTCCCAAAGAAGAAGACTACAGATTCATAGAAACTGAAAGCAGagcagtggttgccagggcctgggggcagCAGAAGTGgtgagttgtttgtttgtttaatgcgTATAGACTTTCAGTTTTCTAAGATAAAAAAGTTTTGAGATCCATCATGAAAAAATGTGAATATAACACAAccaaatgtacatttaaaatcaGTTAAGTGGGGTATTTTGTGTTAGgtgtattttaccataattgAAAATTaacttacacaacattgtaaatcttcaataagcttaaaaattaaaaagttaaatcatTTATTCCAAGAAATATGACACCAAGCAGACCAAGTCCTAGAAAAAGtggttcagtgcagtcgctccgtcgtgtccgactctttgcagacaCGCAAAAAGTACCTCACTTgattgaagaagaaataaaaagcctgaATAGTTCTACAACTATTATAGAAATTACATCCATAATTTGAACTCTCCCCACAAAGAAAATATCAAGTCTAGATAGCATTACAGAAGTTTAAGTGGGGATAATTCTAATCTTACAAAAACTCTCTCTGAGAATGAAAATAGCAGGAACACACTCTCGTTCTAAGAGGCCAGTGTACCCTTAATACCAAAATGAGACAAGAAtaggatgaaatagaaaaattagaagCCAGTGTCACTCatgaataaaaaggcaaaataaaaatacaaacagacCAAATCTAGGagtgaattaaaaatattagacATCATATCCAAGTTAGGCTTAGCTATGAAAAGCTGGTCTCACGATAGAAGAGAAAGCTGCCAATGTCATGTATTATTGTTGGGAATAGTGAACTGCGGTGCTTTATGTCACAATACTTCTGCGCTCCTCTGaaatcatctgtatttacagcagATAATTTCCTGCAACCTGAGACTCATCTTATGTTCCATGACCCCACCTCAAGTTTATACCAtgcttctgttttgcttttttgcctcaGGGTCTTCTTCAATGCTTTAGGAGTCACTTAGATACCTGTTAGTGTTTCTTAGAAGCCTAGGACTGTCAAGTTCCCTAACATGAACCCCTCAACCAAGGAGAGGCCAAGAGCTAGGAGAAACGTGTTCCAGCCTCTTTGTTTTGGGGAGGCAGTTCTAGCCAGCATCCTGTAGACCTATCAGGGATTCTGGAAGGCTTGAGCCCCCTTTGCTCACACCTGCAGCATCAGCTCTGCATCTTCTGGTGGCTTTCTCTCCCCTGTTCCAGTCTTATTCCTTCACTCCCTCCTTCCTGGCCTCGGTAATTAAGTAATCCACCTGAAA encodes:
- the LOC101102254 gene encoding intercellular adhesion molecule 2-like isoform X1, producing the protein MIQQGPLKLLFSFLDPKDSFRRGCKGLSPASEISSSPGNNGCWKLDLGHPLSPSRQHPFADTGSPQLFPVSLQTLPEMSPFGGCGTLAAFLALLCCRGSGVKAFVEPELLMVESGESQLFNCTASCTDPEKLVLETELNNILLESQAQWKLFQVDNISKDVELLCSFTCGGRQETKVFNITVFYPPKQVLLTLWPTSVAAGTLFTIECRVPAVAPLEGLTVTLLRGTEILYIQTFVGTAPSPQDAVVSHNTTAHREDGHHNFLCEAQMDLRSRGGGLVHRVSDPQRLEVKEPEPNTPMVALITTVTVLLLVVVTLVLLCQYRWWTAFHTWYWWYNH
- the LOC101102254 gene encoding intercellular adhesion molecule 2-like isoform X2 yields the protein MIQQGPLKLLFSFLDPKDSFRRGCKGLSPASEISSPGNNGCWKLDLGHPLSPSRQHPFADTGSPQLFPVSLQTLPEMSPFGGCGTLAAFLALLCCRGSGVKAFVEPELLMVESGESQLFNCTASCTDPEKLVLETELNNILLESQAQWKLFQVDNISKDVELLCSFTCGGRQETKVFNITVFYPPKQVLLTLWPTSVAAGTLFTIECRVPAVAPLEGLTVTLLRGTEILYIQTFVGTAPSPQDAVVSHNTTAHREDGHHNFLCEAQMDLRSRGGGLVHRVSDPQRLEVKEPEPNTPMVALITTVTVLLLVVVTLVLLCQYRWWTAFHTWYWWYNH
- the LOC101102254 gene encoding intercellular adhesion molecule 2-like isoform X5 encodes the protein MSPFGGCGTLAAFLALLCCRGSGVKAFVEPELLMVESGESQLFNCTASCTDPEKLVLETELNNILLESQAQWKLFQVDNISKDVELLCSFTCGGRQETKVFNITVFYPPKQVLLTLWPTSVAAGTLFTIECRVPAVAPLEGLTVTLLRGTEILYIQTFVGTAPSPQDAVVSHNTTAHREDGHHNFLCEAQMDLRSRGGGLVHRVSDPQRLEVKEPEPNTPMVALITTVTVLLLVVVTLVLLCQYRWWTAFHTWYWWYNH
- the LOC101102254 gene encoding intercellular adhesion molecule 2-like isoform X3, with product MIQQGPLKLLFSFLDPKDSFRRGCKGLSPASEISSSPGNNGCWKLDLGHPLSPSRQHPFADTGSGVKAFVEPELLMVESGESQLFNCTASCTDPEKLVLETELNNILLESQAQWKLFQVDNISKDVELLCSFTCGGRQETKVFNITVFYPPKQVLLTLWPTSVAAGTLFTIECRVPAVAPLEGLTVTLLRGTEILYIQTFVGTAPSPQDAVVSHNTTAHREDGHHNFLCEAQMDLRSRGGGLVHRVSDPQRLEVKEPEPNTPMVALITTVTVLLLVVVTLVLLCQYRWWTAFHTWYWWYNH
- the LOC101102254 gene encoding intercellular adhesion molecule 2-like isoform X4; this translates as MIQQGPLKLLFSFLDPKDSFRRGCKGLSPASEISSPGNNGCWKLDLGHPLSPSRQHPFADTGSGVKAFVEPELLMVESGESQLFNCTASCTDPEKLVLETELNNILLESQAQWKLFQVDNISKDVELLCSFTCGGRQETKVFNITVFYPPKQVLLTLWPTSVAAGTLFTIECRVPAVAPLEGLTVTLLRGTEILYIQTFVGTAPSPQDAVVSHNTTAHREDGHHNFLCEAQMDLRSRGGGLVHRVSDPQRLEVKEPEPNTPMVALITTVTVLLLVVVTLVLLCQYRWWTAFHTWYWWYNH